CAAACTCCTGCTTTCGAAAAgggataaattaaacaaatgataaataaattaaacataagATAGTAAATTACTAGTagatagtaaataaaaaaataaaattgaacagCAGAAGATTAATAACACCTTCTGGCAGTCACTCGATCAATTATGACTGTACAACATGAAATAACATTGTAAACTCACATCAGGCGTAATGTGCAATGAATAATTTCAATCCATCCGACTAGTATCCAATCAGTATGTCAGTGTTTTTTGAGCTTTCAGCCACGTATGCAATTTAGAAGCCCCTTTGCCATTGACACACATGTTTCCCATTCACAGACGATCGAAAAAGCCGCCGTCCGTCTACCCATTCGAGCCCATTAGCTTACGCTCCAGAACGTTCCATGGGTGCACATATTGAAGCAGCATTAATTTACATTGCCCTACACGTGGTttgggcaaacaaaacgagTGCATGCTTTATGCTGCTGACGTGCAAGCATGCGGAATGAATGCATGAACGCCTTGTTGAACTTGaactgcgtgcgtgtgtgtgggaaaagcTGTGATAACTGCAAGGAAAGCATAATCAGACCTCGATTTATTCAGATGCCACTATCAGTCGGTCACACGTACGATGTGTGAGCTAACAATGTGTTGTTCTTGTAACAAGCACCGTAAATACCTGCGCCGGATAATTAGAGCATCAAGTGTGTACTTGAAGATGGCCTGAAGGAataatcatttcattttataATACCGATTTCCCTGAGACGTCATTGCGCTTGGAGCACTTCACAACTGGAATGGAACATTTTTTAACATCTCGGACTTGGGGTCTTGTGTCTGTGTCCGtctttttgtttgaagaagTTTCGTCCTGTAGACAGCAGCATAAGATCCGTACTTATCAGTTGCCCAGTTTTCTCTGTTATTACTCGTACCTTAAATTACTTTTTGCAAAGCACAGTCAGTCAGCCCGACCCGGCTAAGCATTTAATTGGAATCGCTTAATCTATTACACTCTTTTCGCCTATCAGTGGGAAGTTTGATTAGTGACGATCGGACTTATGAAGACATCTGCAAGCCAGATAACGTTTTGCTTATGATTGATGACATAATATGCTAGCAATGTGGCCGGTTTAGCTGTGTTAGAGGCTGAAATTAATTAgccaaatacaaaaaaaaaaaacagacgaaaAGCATCagaagaaaacagcaaaaagccATGACCTAACATAACGCTCCGTTGATAAACGTTAAGACGTCGTGTTTCGTCGAGATTTGCATGGTTAACCGGTGTCTTTCCAGAGCTTAGTGTTTTCCACCAaagttttctttgtgtttccTTAATACCACTCAACAAGCCCGACTTTTCCAGTATGCtaatgatgtttttcttcatGCATGTGTGAAAATCACTTAagaaatacatatttttgtcATAACGGCACGTTCTAAAGAGGCACATACAGTGTCAACGTTACGTAGCAGAGCGACAGATTTAACGATGGGAGAAAAGTTGTTTCCTAACGATCGATACTACTTATACTTCGAAGGTAGAAAATTTATGGAGCATTTTTAGAACAGCAAAGTGTATGGCAAGTGAGTATTTTCTGCCCTGCTTGTTATGCTTCGTTTTTCGTCATACATGACGCATTAGGCGAAAGCCTTCAATATTGTGACAAGTTGTGCATTTGTTGACGTGGGCTTGAGAGTTATTATTGAACAGGAAGGAAGCATATTTTACTTGGAAGAAATCGATGCAGATGACATCATCGGCTCAATGCTTTTTTTAACGtataaaatgaattttaaaatatttgacatgattcattacttttaagcaaacaaaaaacaaaaacccctttAAACTTGGCAACTAACTACAATGAGTTTCTGGAATGCCATTTTACTTATGAATGGCCTGAATAAAAACAGCTGAGAGCCGAGAATGAGCAGTAAAAAGATTACGCTGATAGTGAGAAGGGGGACTTGAAGAGGTTCAGCAGATTCGGCTCGGTTGCGCCGTAACTAGGGAAACTAACGTTCTAAAGGCGTCTGTCGATGAGTGGCTGCTGCCCTAGAAGTGAGCTAAGCGCAAACGTTGGTAGactttcaattgttttttttttcctgtgttttgGCTTGCTTCTTTAAAGTGATACCCTTGCTGATTTAGAAAGTGTAGAAAACGGAacggtttttggttttaatgAGTGTTTTGTAGAGTTCTTAAGTTCTCCTTAATTTACTAGTTCCAAGAGTGTTAAAAAATAAGTTATTGCATATCTTTAGGCGTTACCCGTTCTGGTAGATCCTTCAACAAACAACATTAGCATTATTATATACAAACAAAGTAGGCTTCTGGAAAGTTGAGAATAGTGTGAGCTCGTGCAGGTACAGCAACAGCTgtcaaaataattgtttggcTCGAGAAATGTCCAGTAGTTTGGGGATTAAAATTGGTCCACAATAAACCAACCCCCACCATGAAAAGTGAGTAATCGTAACGGGTTCTAAATAAGTGAACAATACTGCCGGCAGTTAACGCTATCGTTCTGGGTAGTTGTTAAGGCGGCAGAAAATTAACCATAAAATCGAGCGGAAAGCAGTGACAGCGCACAGAACGAAATTTTTCACGGGTGATAACGTATCAAacgggatgcatttttttcgtCCATGCCCGAGCGATGTGctcatggtggtggtgtaaacaaaaaaatgaaacaagtcCACCACGATTAGAAGACAGTGTTGTTGATGCCTATGGGTTTGGTGAACGATTTACGCCTAATGGGTCATCGAAACGGAATGTCACGTTTAGTTCGCGTTCGTAACCCAAGACGGATTATGGTTCATTTGTTCTCGTCTAGTTCTCGAGCGTTGTTGATCGTCtagtaaaacattaaaaagaatAGAATTAATTGACTTGTGCAAGAATCAACTTTACTTGTCCAATGTTCGAGCATGAATGGTTATGgttggaaacattttcaattggTCAATCCTCATAGCACTAATGAACACCTTTTTCTGATCATTTGCAGAAACAGACGCAGATCCAAACAAGGGCGGAAGTGCAGGGTCGCTAGGACAATCGCAGCCGGGTACGAGCAGCAACAAACCTACAACTTCCAGACGTGCGCAACTCAGTTCCTCACTACAAACCAGCCTCACAATGGTCGCCAGTGGTGGTAGCAATTTTCACTCGGAGTTCCGCAATGACCCCGTCGTGAAGGAGATGAGACATATCCGGGAAGAGAACGCTCGGCGCCAAAAACACGACTACTCACACGTGTTTCGGTGTGTACACGCATACGCTTACCCCCCCTAAATACGTTTGGACGAAGCATTCCGTaactttgcttttttatttctttcccacAGAAATAAGTCCCGGTTTGATTTCGTCAGAATCTCAGCAGTCATTATGGGGATGGAGTTTGTGTACTCCGCCGAGACGGCCTTTGTCTCGCCGATCTTGCTCAGCATTGGCATCGAACATCAGCTAATGACCATGGTGTGGGGCATCTCGCCACTGATCGGGTTCTTCCTATCGCCCGTTATCGGTTCGGTTAGCGATCGATGCCGGTCGAGGTTCGGTCGAAGACGCCCGGTACTGTTTGCGCTCGGTGTCGGTCTGATAACGGGTTGCATACTGGTGCCGTATGGGAAAAACATTGGCGCTTGGTTTGGAGACTTGGGCGAAATTGTAGACGATCCGGCGAACACGTTcaatggtgctgctgccttAATAGATCTCAACGGGACGATCGTGTCGGATGCGTTCCGATCGTACAACTTCTACCGGGTGGATGAAGAAATTGCGGAACATCGGACGGATTATAGGTGGGCAATTGTGATCACCATTATTGGTACGATCTTGACTGACTTCAATGCGGACAATTGTATGACACCGTCGCGAGCCTTCCTGCTGGATGTTTCGTTGCCCGGTAAGAGGATGATGATTTGTTGGATTGTGCAGATCTTTACAATTGATTTTACTCTTATTAACAGAGGATCATGGACGTGCTTGCAGTACCTTCTCGATCCTTGCCGGACTTGGTGGATCGGTAGGTTACGCAATGGGAGGCATCAACTGGGATAATACCTCATTCGGAGAGTTCTTGGGCGGAAGCATCAAAACCGTCTTCACTTTAGTCGTGATCATCTTCACAATCTGCCTTACGATTAGCTTGACCAGCTTCCGTGAGATCCCACTGCCTCTGCTCGAATCGGACGAACTGCTGCGTCCACTAACGGAAGCAACGATCAAGAAGGAGAAAGCTCGCCGTCAGAATCAAATTTTTGTGGTAAAAGATGTAAGCAAAGCACTAACGGCTCAACTGCAATCGATTCAATCGCCGCAAGACACTGTGCCACAGAAGATAAACAACGCGCTGGTCGATGTGGAGCGAGCTCCAGCGGCAAAGGATGCGGATGTAGAGCTTGAGGAAGAGGACGAAAACGTCCAGATGGGTCCGATGGATTTCATCAAGAGTATCGTCATGATGCCGAAATCGATTGCGGTCCTGTGTCTGACGAATCTGTTCTGCTGGATGAGCCATCTGAGCTACGCCCTGTACTTCACGGACTTTGTCGGTGAGGAGGTGTTTAAGGGCAATCCAGCAGCACCTTCGTACTCGGAAGAGTATAAACTGTTTCTCGAAGGTGTCCGATATGCTTGCTTCGGTATGGCCATCTATTCGATCTCTTGCTCCACCTGTTCCTTCACGATCGAGAAGCTTATCAAGGTGTTGAAGGCACGCACGGTGTACTGCGGTGGCCTGATACTGGATGCGATCGGTATGGCCTGCATGGCGTTCTTCCCGAACAAGGTGACCGTTTACGTGCTCAGTGCTACGGGTGGTATTGTGTACGCACTACTCTTCACGATGCCATTCCTGCTGCTTGGACAGTATCATGCGAAGGGAACGGTAAGTAATCCGCAACTAAAAAACACTCTTGGACGGAGACTCTCCAATATTAATCTACTACCTTCTGTCTCAACAGTTTAAAGTAACGAAACCGGGTGCCGAACCAACGCAGGAACGAAAGCGCGGTCTCGCAACGGACATTGCCGTCGTCGGTGGTATGATCTTCGTAGCACAGATCATCGTTGCCCTCGGTATGGGTTCGCTTATCTCCGCGTTCGGCACGACCTCGGTTGTCGTTTTCAGTGCCAGCATTTGCAGTCTGCTTGCCTCGATCTGTGCCTCGCAGGTTGTCTACATGGACCTGTGAAGGTTCGTAATGAACGGTTGTTCGACTAGACAGACCTCCAGAAAGAGCAGCCAGACGGATAGCATGAAAGCCCACCAGTGCGCCATGGTATGGTGGGGACCATTGTGATACCAAACCAACTTGATGCAGTGTTAgccgttgctgttgct
This genomic window from Anopheles maculipalpis chromosome 2RL, idAnoMacuDA_375_x, whole genome shotgun sequence contains:
- the LOC126568013 gene encoding proton-associated sugar transporter A-like encodes the protein MVASGGSNFHSEFRNDPVVKEMRHIREENARRQKHDYSHVFRNKSRFDFVRISAVIMGMEFVYSAETAFVSPILLSIGIEHQLMTMVWGISPLIGFFLSPVIGSVSDRCRSRFGRRRPVLFALGVGLITGCILVPYGKNIGAWFGDLGEIVDDPANTFNGAAALIDLNGTIVSDAFRSYNFYRVDEEIAEHRTDYRWAIVITIIGTILTDFNADNCMTPSRAFLLDVSLPEDHGRACSTFSILAGLGGSVGYAMGGINWDNTSFGEFLGGSIKTVFTLVVIIFTICLTISLTSFREIPLPLLESDELLRPLTEATIKKEKARRQNQIFVVKDVSKALTAQLQSIQSPQDTVPQKINNALVDVERAPAAKDADVELEEEDENVQMGPMDFIKSIVMMPKSIAVLCLTNLFCWMSHLSYALYFTDFVGEEVFKGNPAAPSYSEEYKLFLEGVRYACFGMAIYSISCSTCSFTIEKLIKVLKARTVYCGGLILDAIGMACMAFFPNKVTVYVLSATGGIVYALLFTMPFLLLGQYHAKGTFKVTKPGAEPTQERKRGLATDIAVVGGMIFVAQIIVALGMGSLISAFGTTSVVVFSASICSLLASICASQVVYMDL